CGCCTTCGCACTCATCATCGCCATTCCCTCCGCCTGGGGCATGGCCTTTGCACCGGGCAAGAAGACCAAGGACCTGCTGATGTGGATGCTCTCCACCAAGATGATGCCGCCGGTGGGCGCCCTCATCCCGATCTACCTGATCTTCCGCGACTTCGGCCTTCTCGATTCGCGCGGCGGCATCATCACCGTGCTGATGCTGCTCAACCTCCCGATCATCATCTGGATGCTCTACACCTACTTCAAGGAAATCCCGGCGGAGATCCTCGAAGCCTCCCGCATGGACGGCGCCAACGTGTGGAAGGAACTGGTCTATGTCCTCACCCCCATGGCCGTGCCGGGCATTGCCTCGACCGTGCTGCTCAACGTCATCCTCGCCTGGAATGAAGCCTTCTGGACATTGGCGCTGACCACCAAGGATGCGGCACCGCTGACGCAGTTCATCGCCAGCTATTCTTCGCCGGAAGGCCTGTTCTGGGCCAAGCTCTCGGCCGCCTCCACCATGGCCATTGCCCCCATTCTCGTCCTCGGCTGGTTCGCCCAGAAACAACTCGTACGCGGCCTCACATTCGGAGCGGTGAAGTAACATGGGAACGATTTCACTCAAGAACGTCCGCAAGTCCTTTGGCGATGCCAACATCATCCCCAACGCCAATCTGGACATCCGCAACGGCGAGTTCGTCGTCTTTGTGGGTCCGTCCGGCTGCGGCAAGTCCACGCTGCTGCGGCTGATCGCCGGGCTGGAGGACCTCACCTCCGGCACGATCGAAATCGACGGCAAGAATGTCACCGATGCCGCTCCCTCCCAGCGCGGCCTCGCCATGGTGTTCCAGTCCTACGCGCTCTATCCCCACATGAGCGTGCGTAACAACATTGCCTTCGGGCTCAAGATGGCGGGCATGCCACCCGCCGAGATCGACCAGAAGGTCGCCAAGGCTGCGGCTACCTTGAACCTCACTGAATATCTCGACCGCAAGCCCCGTCAATTGTCGGGCGGCCAGCGCCAGCGCGTCGCCATCGGGCGCGCCATCGTGCGCCAGCCGGAAGCCTTCCTGTTTGACGAACCGCTCTCCAATCTAGATGCAGCGCTCCGCGTCAACATGCGGGTCTTCATCATGCAGCTGCACAAGGACCTCGGCACCACGATGATCTACGTCACCCATGATCAGGTGGAAGCCATGACCATGGCGGACCGCATCGTCGTCCTCAACCGTGGCAACATCGAGCAGGTGGGTTCACCGCTCGACCTCTACAACAATCCGGACTCGCTGTTCGTGGCGGGCTTCATCGGCTCGCCGAAGATGAACTTCGTCACCGGCGCGGAAGCGGAAAAGCACAAGGCCAAGACCATCGGCATCCGGCCGGAACATCTGGAGATCGCATCGGGCCGGGGCGGCTGGGGCGGCACCATTGCGCTCGCCGAGCATCTGGGCGCCGACAGTTTCCTCCATGTCGATACCGAAACCGCAGGCCGCCTCGTCGTGCGCGCCCCCGGCGACTTCCGCGGAAAGGATGGTGACAAGATCGTCCTGAAGCCCGATATGGCGCGTCTGCACAAATTTGATGACAACGGCAAGGTGATCCGCTGATGCGACTGAAAGGCAAGACCGCCATCGTGACCGGAGGCGCGCGCGGAATCGGCGCAGCCATCGCTGCGGCATATGTGAAGGAAGGCGCTCGCGTCTGCGTCGCCGACATCGAATACGCCGAGGCCCAGAAGACCGCCAAGGCCATCGGCGGCAATTCCTTTGCCTTCAATCTCGATGTGACGCGGCACGACTCGATTGCCGCCTGCGTCGCCGAGGTGGAGAAGGCCGCTGGCGGCGTCGACATCCTGGTCAACAATGCCGCCATCTTCGATATGGGCCCGCTCGAGGACATTGCCGAGAAGAGCTACGACAAGGTCTTCGCCGTCAACGTGAAGGGCGTCCTCTTCATGATGCAGGCGGTGGCCAAATCCATGATTGCGCGCGGGCAGGGCGGCAAGATCATCAATTTTGCCTCGCAGGCTGGCCGTCGCGGCGAACCGCTTGTCGCGGTTTATTGTGCCTCGAAGGCCGCCGTGATCTCGCTGACGCAGTCGGCGGGCCTCGCGCTCATCAAGCACAAGATCAACGTGAACGGCATCGCCCCCGGCGTGGTCGATACGCCCATGTGGGAGCATGTGGACGCGCTCTTCGCGAAATACGAGAACCGCCCGCTCGGCGAGAAGAAGCGCCTCGTGGGCGAAGGTGTTCCCTATGGCCGCATGGGCCTTCCCGAGGACCATGTGGGGTGCGCCGTATTCCTCGCCAGCAATGAAAGTGACTATGTCGTCGCCCAGACATTCAATGTCGATGGCGGCCAATGGATGAGTTGAGAAGACAATGCCCAAGCTGTCCCTG
The nucleotide sequence above comes from Hyphomicrobiales bacterium. Encoded proteins:
- a CDS encoding carbohydrate ABC transporter permease, coding for MARAVSTRRKWFFTILAWSIAFVIFFPILWTILTSFKSEGDAILIPPKFLFFDWTTENYGVVQERSDYIKFAMNSIILALGSTAFALIIAIPSAWGMAFAPGKKTKDLLMWMLSTKMMPPVGALIPIYLIFRDFGLLDSRGGIITVLMLLNLPIIIWMLYTYFKEIPAEILEASRMDGANVWKELVYVLTPMAVPGIASTVLLNVILAWNEAFWTLALTTKDAAPLTQFIASYSSPEGLFWAKLSAASTMAIAPILVLGWFAQKQLVRGLTFGAVK
- a CDS encoding ABC transporter ATP-binding protein, which codes for MGTISLKNVRKSFGDANIIPNANLDIRNGEFVVFVGPSGCGKSTLLRLIAGLEDLTSGTIEIDGKNVTDAAPSQRGLAMVFQSYALYPHMSVRNNIAFGLKMAGMPPAEIDQKVAKAAATLNLTEYLDRKPRQLSGGQRQRVAIGRAIVRQPEAFLFDEPLSNLDAALRVNMRVFIMQLHKDLGTTMIYVTHDQVEAMTMADRIVVLNRGNIEQVGSPLDLYNNPDSLFVAGFIGSPKMNFVTGAEAEKHKAKTIGIRPEHLEIASGRGGWGGTIALAEHLGADSFLHVDTETAGRLVVRAPGDFRGKDGDKIVLKPDMARLHKFDDNGKVIR
- a CDS encoding L-iditol 2-dehydrogenase; this encodes MRLKGKTAIVTGGARGIGAAIAAAYVKEGARVCVADIEYAEAQKTAKAIGGNSFAFNLDVTRHDSIAACVAEVEKAAGGVDILVNNAAIFDMGPLEDIAEKSYDKVFAVNVKGVLFMMQAVAKSMIARGQGGKIINFASQAGRRGEPLVAVYCASKAAVISLTQSAGLALIKHKINVNGIAPGVVDTPMWEHVDALFAKYENRPLGEKKRLVGEGVPYGRMGLPEDHVGCAVFLASNESDYVVAQTFNVDGGQWMS